A stretch of Imperialibacter roseus DNA encodes these proteins:
- a CDS encoding FG-GAP-like repeat-containing protein codes for MDMRRIVLMIVSLLFFAFNVMAQRPFITNLDKTTAAAGDKLTISGINFPTSAANIKVRFGAGVGTVTYASANLLEVTIPGNATFGNVSVTNLTNGLIGYSSEFFTLSFGGTSFLAAAVDASAKFASGQNGMYDLCACDFDGDGVIDAASSHNNDQASRVPVYRNTSDISTLTFTTANLPSLLINEPTLSVACGDLDGDGKPDLLATRAIAGVTPGDIVFAFRNTSTVGAISFAAPISLTLPPDGSGNRKNVGRISIIDLDGDGKPEVIASNQVDNQIDAFKNTSTVGTLSFAAQPAQFSIGGSRSFGLDVKDLNNDGFPEIVACALQQANIFVLPNISNAGTIAFGPSVTLPVSGNLANLVVGDLNGDGLNDIATTQIVSNAVSVILNQTSEVGGAIAFGAANSFSVSSGAWGLDLGDLNGDGKLDLLVASTTSNNVTALVNTSTTGLTFDRFNIAAGTATRNVKIADVNADGKPDLLAAGITNNELIVIANRNCISPTITPSSATVCTGTDFTVEATKSIGHTYTWETASSASGPFTAQAETSSSLNLSSLPEGNLFIRVNIKSNDGACDANSANSSQLLVTGTPPTPPGVVDPAPICAGETLQIDGTIAGAKSYQWTGPDGFASTEAVLSVANFQPAKAGIYTLRYVTASDCLSPPTQLRAEIKSLPPVAVRFEGTGLFCEDASVALSAASFAGYNYQWVADGQDVAGETTTSLSASASGAYAIKISDPVTSCAVTSPAATLTKKAVPATQFTSVDAICVNVGTEFTAESTGEAGLTLNYAWDFTSDGTTDSTTPNASNTFATAGTTSVKLTTGYDEIAGCVTTATKSIEVRAVPVVSIETPDGVEKCPENEVSLEVADNFVSYAWSTSETGNAISVIDPGTYTLTIVDDAQCIITSTVDIVNFDTSNSITAVSNRSIIDEFDTTQFNVTGASEILDWTPITGMDDPTIANPIVTGTYEFGDVLNASNQREYLYVVTALDANLCEVSASIPLIVIPDESPQPMKSFSPNGDGIDDVWSVENVEFNQDCKVVIYDRRGRAILEKKPYNNDWAGRVNGNDVEQGVYYYVFICDDATRSQNGSILLFR; via the coding sequence ATGGATATGAGGCGGATTGTGTTAATGATAGTCAGTTTGCTGTTCTTTGCTTTCAACGTGATGGCCCAACGGCCTTTTATAACAAATCTGGATAAAACAACGGCGGCGGCAGGCGATAAACTCACTATTTCGGGCATCAATTTCCCTACTTCCGCAGCTAACATCAAGGTGCGATTCGGTGCCGGTGTCGGCACTGTCACCTATGCTTCAGCCAACCTGCTTGAGGTAACGATTCCCGGCAATGCAACCTTTGGCAATGTATCGGTAACCAACCTTACTAATGGGCTCATCGGCTATTCATCGGAGTTCTTCACCTTGAGCTTTGGCGGCACTTCATTTCTCGCAGCAGCAGTCGACGCCTCAGCGAAGTTCGCTTCCGGTCAAAACGGCATGTACGACCTCTGCGCCTGTGATTTTGACGGTGACGGGGTAATTGATGCAGCAAGCTCACACAACAACGACCAGGCTTCCAGAGTGCCTGTTTACAGAAACACAAGTGATATTTCAACACTTACATTTACCACCGCAAACTTGCCCTCCTTGCTCATCAATGAACCAACATTGAGTGTGGCCTGTGGCGATTTGGATGGAGACGGAAAGCCAGATTTGCTGGCGACCAGAGCGATTGCCGGTGTAACACCGGGTGATATAGTTTTCGCTTTCCGCAACACAAGTACGGTAGGTGCCATAAGCTTTGCAGCGCCTATTTCGCTCACGCTTCCTCCTGACGGCTCAGGCAACCGAAAGAATGTAGGTCGTATCTCCATTATTGACCTTGACGGGGACGGAAAACCAGAGGTAATTGCCTCCAATCAGGTTGATAATCAAATAGATGCATTCAAAAACACGTCTACTGTCGGCACACTCAGCTTTGCTGCTCAACCCGCACAATTCAGCATCGGCGGCAGTCGATCATTCGGACTGGACGTGAAGGACTTAAACAATGACGGGTTCCCTGAGATTGTAGCTTGCGCACTTCAGCAGGCTAACATCTTTGTGTTGCCCAATATTAGCAACGCCGGTACCATCGCCTTTGGCCCGTCGGTCACCCTGCCGGTTTCAGGCAACCTTGCCAACCTGGTTGTTGGCGACTTAAATGGGGACGGGTTGAACGACATTGCCACAACACAAATTGTCAGCAATGCTGTATCTGTTATCCTTAACCAAACCAGCGAAGTTGGCGGTGCTATCGCCTTCGGTGCGGCAAATTCATTTAGTGTATCGTCGGGTGCCTGGGGACTTGACCTTGGCGACCTGAATGGTGACGGCAAGCTTGACCTGCTGGTGGCCAGCACCACCAGCAACAACGTAACCGCCCTTGTCAACACGTCGACGACCGGCCTCACTTTCGATAGATTCAACATCGCAGCCGGAACCGCAACCCGAAATGTGAAGATTGCTGATGTAAATGCCGACGGAAAGCCCGACTTGCTGGCAGCAGGCATAACGAACAACGAGCTGATTGTTATTGCCAACAGAAATTGTATTTCGCCAACAATAACGCCAAGCAGTGCCACTGTTTGTACTGGCACAGATTTCACTGTAGAGGCAACAAAAAGCATCGGGCATACCTACACGTGGGAAACCGCTTCCAGTGCCTCCGGACCATTTACGGCCCAGGCAGAGACTTCTTCATCTCTCAATCTGTCGAGCCTGCCTGAGGGCAATCTCTTCATTAGGGTCAATATCAAGTCGAACGACGGAGCGTGCGATGCTAATTCAGCCAACTCTTCGCAACTGCTCGTTACCGGAACACCACCCACTCCACCCGGGGTGGTTGACCCTGCGCCAATCTGCGCCGGGGAAACACTACAAATTGATGGTACAATTGCTGGAGCAAAATCCTACCAATGGACTGGGCCCGACGGTTTTGCATCTACCGAAGCGGTTCTAAGTGTTGCCAACTTTCAGCCCGCCAAGGCTGGAATCTACACCCTTCGTTATGTAACGGCATCGGACTGCCTGAGCCCTCCTACCCAGCTGAGAGCTGAGATAAAAAGTCTTCCTCCGGTAGCCGTCAGGTTCGAGGGCACAGGTCTTTTTTGCGAAGACGCTTCGGTAGCTCTTTCAGCCGCTTCCTTTGCGGGATATAATTACCAATGGGTGGCCGATGGACAGGATGTAGCAGGCGAAACGACAACATCTTTATCGGCTAGCGCTAGTGGCGCTTATGCCATTAAAATTTCAGACCCGGTAACAAGTTGCGCAGTGACAAGCCCGGCGGCTACACTTACAAAAAAAGCAGTACCGGCGACTCAGTTCACTTCAGTAGATGCCATTTGTGTGAATGTAGGAACCGAATTTACCGCCGAATCTACCGGAGAAGCCGGCCTTACGCTCAACTATGCCTGGGACTTCACTAGTGACGGAACTACAGACAGCACTACCCCTAACGCATCAAATACCTTCGCAACAGCCGGGACTACCTCAGTAAAACTGACAACCGGCTACGATGAAATTGCCGGATGCGTCACCACAGCCACGAAATCAATCGAAGTAAGGGCGGTGCCTGTTGTGTCGATCGAAACACCAGACGGAGTTGAGAAATGCCCTGAAAATGAAGTGAGTCTTGAAGTAGCCGACAACTTTGTGTCCTACGCATGGAGTACCTCAGAAACAGGGAATGCTATTAGCGTAATAGATCCCGGAACCTACACTCTGACAATTGTTGACGATGCTCAGTGTATTATCACCAGCACAGTCGACATCGTAAACTTCGATACCTCAAACTCTATAACGGCCGTGTCGAACAGGTCCATTATAGATGAATTTGACACTACTCAGTTCAATGTTACTGGTGCCTCTGAAATACTTGACTGGACGCCGATAACCGGCATGGATGACCCAACCATCGCCAACCCGATTGTTACAGGCACTTATGAGTTTGGCGATGTTTTGAATGCATCCAACCAAAGAGAATACCTCTACGTGGTAACTGCCCTTGATGCCAATCTTTGCGAGGTCTCCGCCAGTATCCCATTGATCGTCATTCCGGACGAATCTCCCCAGCCAATGAAGTCCTTCTCACCCAACGGAGATGGTATCGATGATGTGTGGAGCGTCGAAAATGTCGAGTTCAACCAGGATTGTAAGGTGGTGATCTACGACCGCCGGGGACGAGCCATTTTGGAAAAGAAACCATACAACAATGACTGGGCAGGTAGGGTCAATGGAAATGATGTGGAGCAGGGTGTTTACTATTACGTTTTCATCTGCGACGACGCCACCAGGAGCCAAAACGGGAGCATATTGCTTTTTAGATGA
- a CDS encoding PorP/SprF family type IX secretion system membrane protein, which translates to MRKRILWLFLSFLPFLSEAQQVPVYSQFFMNPYLYNPAFAGIEGHTVVFFMHRQQWVGIEGAPQYSHVVFHTPLKNRLAIGGEISTDRQGPLTDNSFRVTGGYLLPLDRKHYLRFGLSLGAGNNAVDLDAIGNSADPALVNLLDNNFYMRSDFGVTYHFGKFNAGFSLPSLISHDVLSQKTLSPVRVTPVDNILFKANYRQSLFDDALAWEPHILYKYSGVGNSQYEVTNIFHIKHLVWVGASYRQDAGFVGLAGIKIAERLAVGYAYDLPSSDLATFSTGSHEIHLGLHLGTRKEHAEHVSSFIKSHSKSKAERDEEAARQLALEEARKKREEERLQALNNTKPEEKKSALLADDTPEKPVEETKPAGASAWQYVSENNGAPISRTNAAGQAEEGVTLTRTNAQGNKEFIVSFIPEAKFGSEEVWSLVNNAGAAQERVNANGQKEVGVLWRVKHEDGSIEDKVIWSPVYTSEAEMKTGMAASGVDMTASQNPDAAHNFALSSSRSTMPERTVNGERQVGFVFKNTLADGSVEETIVWVPAPDPNTGERWELADPNEKPAIRIGPNGEKELGVILKQIHPDGTEDLMVEYEPVVKKEALKPASNVAAAPKATNWAYVSENEGAPIERELNGTKQEGVTLSRKNAQGNTEYTVSFIPVADFNSEERWSLVNSIDNVEERTAPNGQKEVGLQWRVSGPGLPSKVSTVWSPAYSSEALLKEDLRKQGVKIGVQGRKEETDPNNNFKLVSNTGARPTRTIKGEDQVGFLFRNSLPNGDVEESTIWVPAPDKANGEQWQIAEDGEKPLVRVGSSGQKEMGFTVKKIHADGSQELLVQYEPVTRVNAAPRIVESTETVPAPTPTSPTPRSGRNLLEMAPGNYVIVGAFASFDNAQNYSDTLLDEGYFTQVGYHSPKNLYYVQIYSSQSLPQAEKERDRLRKSPTLSKTWVFTVK; encoded by the coding sequence ATAGGCGGAGAAATTAGCACCGACAGGCAAGGGCCGCTAACAGACAATTCATTCAGAGTAACTGGAGGCTACCTGCTACCTCTCGACCGGAAACACTATTTAAGGTTCGGTCTTTCACTAGGTGCCGGTAACAATGCGGTGGATTTGGACGCCATTGGCAACAGCGCCGACCCTGCATTGGTCAATCTTCTCGACAATAATTTTTATATGAGGAGCGACTTTGGTGTCACTTATCACTTTGGCAAGTTCAATGCCGGTTTTTCTCTGCCAAGCCTCATCAGTCACGACGTTCTCAGTCAAAAAACGCTGAGTCCGGTCAGGGTTACTCCTGTCGACAACATATTATTCAAGGCCAACTATCGTCAAAGTCTTTTTGACGATGCCCTTGCCTGGGAGCCACACATACTATATAAATACTCAGGAGTCGGCAATAGCCAATATGAAGTCACCAACATCTTTCATATCAAGCACCTTGTGTGGGTGGGTGCTTCCTATCGGCAAGATGCCGGTTTTGTGGGGTTGGCAGGTATAAAAATAGCGGAACGTCTGGCGGTTGGCTATGCCTATGATTTGCCTTCTTCTGACCTGGCAACTTTCTCCACCGGATCTCATGAAATACACCTGGGACTTCATTTGGGAACCAGAAAAGAGCACGCTGAACATGTTTCTTCCTTCATAAAGAGCCATTCGAAGTCAAAAGCGGAAAGAGATGAAGAGGCGGCCAGACAATTGGCACTCGAAGAGGCAAGGAAAAAGCGTGAAGAAGAAAGGCTACAGGCGTTGAACAACACAAAGCCGGAAGAGAAGAAGAGTGCGCTTCTGGCTGACGACACACCTGAAAAACCTGTAGAGGAGACGAAGCCAGCAGGAGCCTCTGCATGGCAATACGTTTCTGAAAACAACGGAGCGCCCATTTCAAGAACGAATGCTGCCGGACAAGCCGAAGAAGGTGTTACGCTGACAAGGACAAACGCCCAGGGAAACAAGGAGTTCATCGTTAGCTTTATTCCTGAAGCGAAGTTTGGGTCAGAGGAAGTATGGTCGCTGGTAAACAATGCAGGAGCCGCACAGGAGCGGGTAAATGCCAATGGACAAAAGGAAGTTGGTGTACTTTGGCGTGTGAAGCACGAGGATGGTTCCATAGAAGACAAAGTTATTTGGTCGCCCGTCTACACATCAGAGGCCGAAATGAAGACTGGGATGGCAGCCTCTGGAGTAGACATGACTGCCAGCCAGAATCCAGATGCTGCTCACAATTTTGCGCTGTCAAGCAGCCGCTCCACTATGCCAGAAAGAACGGTTAATGGTGAAAGGCAGGTGGGCTTTGTGTTTAAAAATACTTTGGCAGACGGAAGTGTGGAGGAAACTATTGTGTGGGTGCCTGCGCCAGATCCAAATACTGGCGAAAGGTGGGAGTTGGCGGATCCCAACGAGAAGCCTGCGATAAGAATTGGCCCTAATGGAGAGAAAGAACTTGGCGTAATTCTTAAGCAAATCCACCCCGATGGCACTGAGGACTTGATGGTAGAATATGAGCCGGTGGTGAAAAAGGAAGCACTTAAGCCCGCTTCCAACGTTGCCGCCGCACCAAAAGCAACAAACTGGGCTTATGTCTCCGAAAATGAGGGGGCTCCTATAGAGAGAGAGCTGAACGGAACAAAACAAGAGGGTGTGACGCTTTCCCGAAAAAATGCACAAGGAAATACCGAATACACCGTAAGCTTTATTCCTGTAGCTGATTTCAACTCTGAGGAAAGGTGGTCGCTTGTCAACTCAATTGACAACGTGGAAGAACGAACCGCTCCAAATGGACAGAAAGAAGTGGGCTTGCAGTGGAGAGTTTCTGGCCCTGGCCTCCCATCAAAGGTGTCTACTGTATGGTCTCCTGCTTATTCGAGCGAGGCACTCCTTAAAGAGGATCTTAGGAAGCAAGGCGTGAAAATTGGTGTGCAAGGGAGAAAAGAGGAGACTGATCCAAACAATAACTTTAAACTCGTGAGTAACACCGGTGCCCGCCCCACAAGAACAATCAAAGGAGAAGACCAGGTTGGCTTTTTATTCAGGAACTCGCTACCCAATGGTGACGTGGAGGAATCGACGATTTGGGTGCCGGCACCGGATAAAGCCAACGGTGAGCAGTGGCAAATTGCTGAAGACGGAGAGAAACCATTGGTTAGGGTTGGAAGTTCAGGGCAAAAAGAAATGGGCTTCACTGTGAAAAAAATTCATGCTGACGGGAGCCAGGAATTACTTGTTCAATATGAGCCTGTAACCAGAGTGAATGCTGCGCCTCGAATTGTGGAAAGCACTGAAACCGTGCCTGCGCCTACTCCGACCTCCCCAACACCACGAAGTGGCAGAAACCTCTTGGAAATGGCCCCTGGCAATTACGTAATAGTTGGCGCATTTGCCAGTTTCGACAACGCCCAAAACTATAGTGACACCTTGCTCGATGAGGGTTATTTTACTCAGGTAGGATATCATTCACCCAAGAACTTGTACTACGTGCAGATATACAGTTCACAAAGTTTGCCACAGGCTGAAAAGGAAAGAGACAGGTTAAGAAAGAGCCCCACACTAAGCAAGACATGGGTATTTACCGTTAAATGA